A genomic stretch from Schistosoma haematobium chromosome 4, whole genome shotgun sequence includes:
- the TLK2 gene encoding Serine/threonine-protein kinase tousled-like 2 (EggNog:ENOG410VDIV~COG:P), translating into MEETQLSNDFNFTSKTITTEVVDEYGSSIVSTIKTKKRRSGKYCLHYLKIILKNIGLTLLLIAYLCAGGFIFRSLEIYNEAQDCFQRQSSYLKKLNSTTLRVIGTIKSIDSGNVDNTQTLDEVILSMLNDYANDLFALDVKPSTNCTAILDTSDGSKWNLVNSIFFCVTVITTIGYGHIAPVTFWGRITCIIYAIIGIPLMLIYLAIIGNLLARGFRLIFLNLVCCRCFYDIIRRKRERRRKRMRQWEESLREHEEEEARRRGLPLPPKKVQSNTQDDYDDDYESDDEDENAEEDKLHVPLTVSVIVLSIYTLIGAVIFPAWEDWSTANAAYFSFITISTIGFGDLVPGNGRFTEPKTATELLVGGLYLLFGLALLSMCLNLMKDEIIAKVHYICTCIGLKNNIAHNDDNDGDENHLNNINQQLFNQLVKQKESSTIITHNDKNNEQLNKETAQLITTSRKTEQSDNYQTKEYDNEAFQKDR; encoded by the exons ATGGAAGAAACACAACTATCTAATGACTTTAATTTTACATCGAAAACTATCACAACTGAAGTTGTTGATGAATATGGCAGTTCCATcgtttcaactattaaaacaaaaaaacgtcGTTCTGGAAAATAttgtttacattatttaaaaataatcctcaaaaatATTGGCTTAACTCTATTATTAATTGCATACCTATGTGCTGGAGGTTTTATATTTCGATCACTTGAAATATACAATGAAGCGCAAGATTGTTTTCAACGTCAGAGTAGTTATTTGAAGAAACTCAATTCAACTACACTCAGGGTCATTGGCACGATAAAATCAATTGATTCTGGTAATGTGGATAATACACAGACATTAGATGAAGTTATTCTGAGTATGCTGAATGATTATGCAAATGATTTATTTGCGTTAGACGTGAAACCATCAACAAATTGTACAGCTATATTGGATACATCAGATGGTTCAAAATGGAATTTAGttaattcaatttttttctgtGTAACGGTAATAACAACTATAG GCTATGGACATATTGCACCAGTTACATTTTGGGGCCGAATAACCTGCATTATTTATGCTATCATTGGTATACCATTAATGCTGATCTATCTAGCTATTATTGGTAATTTACTTGCACGAGGGTTTCGTTTGATCTTCTTAAATTTGGTTTGTTGTCGATGTTTCTATGACATAATAAGACGTAAACGTGAACGACGTAGAAAACGTATGCGTCAGTGGGAAGAAAGTCTTCGTGAACATGAAGAAGAAGAGGCTAGACGAAGAGGATTACCATTACCTCCGAAAAAG GTTCAGTCGAATACCCAAGATGATTATGATGACGATTATGAAAGTGACGACGAAGATGAGAACGCTGAAGAGGATAAACTACATGTTCCATTGACAGTCAGTGTTATTGTCCTATCTATATATACATTAATTGGTGCTGTGATATTTCCAGCATGGGAAGATTGGTCAACAGCTAATGCTGCTTACTTCTCATTTATTACAATATCAACAATTGGATTCGGTGATTTAGTTCCAGGGAATGGAAGATTTACTGAG CCTAAAACTGCAACTGAACTACTTGTCGGTGGTTTATATTTACTATTTGGATTAGCTTTATTATCAATGTGTTTAAATTTAATGAAAGATGAAATTATCGCCAAAGTTCATTATATTTGTACTTGTATTGGTTTGAAAAACAATATAGCAcacaatgatgataatgatggtgatgaaaatcatttaaacaatattaaTCAACAATTATTTAATCAACTTGTAAAACAAAAAGAATCATCTACAATCATAAcacataatgataaaaataatgaacagctGAACAAAGAAACAGCACAATTAATAACCACATCAAGAAAGACCGAACAATCTGATAATTATCAAACAAAGGAATATGATAATGAAGCATTTCAGAAAGACAGATAA